tatttcataacaaaattgaacatattaaattttagttgaGTTTATTAATGTTTGTGCACTCTATCTTCAAGATTTTATTTGAAAGGGTGTAGGAAAATGAATGTAACAAATAGTATGACATGTTTTAATgcaataatataacattttaatgtttttactaTGAcgtatattttagaattttataagaaaatgaaatttctaTAAAGATTACACAAGCGTCATAAAAATGCTTAGCTTTCTATATCTGTTATATCCacataaattctaaaattataatacaaaattgtaacgtcccatttaaataataatataattaaataaaacatcacacaaaataatattaagagaAGAGTTACGGAGTATAATGTTACTtcttacagttatccaagaaTACTTAGAAGGAAAATATTAAGGTATGCCACGATACCATTAACAAACAAACTAAAGGTTTAACAGTATTCCCAACATACATGGTAGTACATAGGCCTCAGTCTTTAAGAATACTCGGAGTAGGGAGTCCAGCCCAAGAATAGCTATGTAGCAGAATTTCCATTATTCTGATGACCACGAGGAGttcccacatctgctcacaccaataaattgatgatcattgcaaaaggggaaaaccacaaacaaacacacaagcaaacgaaaagggtaagctagagtggaAAAATggtttatcatacaattgcatACAATTTTATAGCCAAAGATGCATACATTAACCAAGCATGTGATGACCAACAAACAAGACACTAAGACttaattatccggatacatataatcagtcagattcattggatgcttgcacttgtggtggcctatACTGCTCTGTAAAgccaattgccaatgggtttcaccctatcacgcacaaggttagccttcaaacatctaaggtcattatcctgccaaagactaagaCCTcgtgctactctcaccacttgagtcagtacgctctatgtgagactaactgactctttagagtgtcaggatgcaatccttacttgaatcttTACTagattatataatgaggcatcCCCACcaaaccttcgtggaattacgtcctaacaatgaggcaccaccatgagctcccactaacaagggtcatggaaatAAGTTCTGATCATGAGGTACCACCATGATACCatcgtggaattacatcctaaccaatgaggcaccaccatgagatctcacctagagattcatggaattacgtcctaaaccataccaaaatcaTGACTCACCAACCAAGCATAAAGTTATCATGcatataaatctcatgccaatatataAAACCAACCATCCAATCATATTTCATACGaaagatcatgccaaactcattaACTCCAGCCCAAGAACCATTTAATAAACGTATAATCACCCAATCCACGCTTTAACATAGTAAATCAATCAAACATGTGACCATCAACCAAGAACAGAGGAGAAAACAACACCTGAGCACATTCTTGctagttctcgctcaggctagaaggtctcgctcaggtgagagggTCCTCTCACTTAAGCGAGCTcctttcgcttaagcgagagctcgAAAAGTGGGAACAGTGGCTCTCGCGCTCGCTTGCTTAGACGAGacctcctcgcttgagcgagatggacTCTCGCTCAAAATAGGAGCTCGTCACCTGAGTGACAGCTCGCGCAAGTTCCAAGGAGCACTTCTagtactctcgcttaggcaagactcGCTCGCTCGCTTGGGCAACAACCAGGTATTCACAACCAAACGATGTTTAAGAAGTTCTTAAGCAATCACAACATCAAATAAGCTACAAAATCATGAAACAAGACCAAAGTAAGCAGAAAATCGAAGAACAAAcagaaccctagcttcccttacctttttggtAGAGCTGAACTTGAGGGGGTTTTAGATACGATAGTAGAGACACCTCAGCTCCAAGAACTAACTCAGCAACTGCAAAGCACGAACATAGGAGCAAGAATGAGCCTATAAGAATGGCCTGAAACTGAAACCGAACAATAGGAAcggaaaagaagagaaaagtaGAGTCTAACTTACCCAAAGGAAGCATtcaatgaagatgaaaaaggGAGAGCTTACTCAAACCCTAACAAAACTTCTGTTGAGAGAAGAGGAAAGAGTAAGTGGCTGTTTTTGCAAGTGAGTGCAGAATGAGAGTGTTAGGACTGTTTAGGGGTTTTGGGCACCCTATGGATCAACCTTAGACCCAAAAAATTAGAACAGACCCTTAAACGTTGAGGTAGAAAAATAAGTAAGCCTTACAGTTTTAACCATCACAAAATtatttgctacattgataaataattaccaaataaaagttaagatcaatatttagaatatgtcaaaatttattgaaatttgtcattgtatattataataataataataataataataataataataataataataataataataagaataataattgattaaagttaaaattatttatataataaaacatataaactttaagacatatttcaaaatttaggtCATTCCTCAATTCGTTtgaataaaagttattattattatttttatttatcaaatcattttttattcttttgtgtTCAAGAATTTCATATACCAATCTTGTTTACctggcatttttttttcatatattttatattaaaatatatttattttaatactttagtatttttatttaatatttattgttataataactTATAcaagttaattaatttaatactaAACCTTTTATAATTTCCTTTATATCGTCCTTAATAGTATTTTATGGGTAATTTgtttagataattaaaaaatttggttaattaatatgaatatataatgTCGAATGAGGTAAAGAAAGTTTCACCAAAATAagactataaaataaaaattcattattaattGTAGCGTCGCgcacacattttttaaatatgtataattttatattaatacaatgttattaaattaatatataaaataaaattatatttattaaaaataaagtaaaatatataaaaaatgagaataattgttgataaataaaaataaaatttgtaaaagtaactgttaatttttaaaaatttaataaataattatattttaaagggtaaaattgatattttaaaatgtgaacacaaaataattatagattatatatatatatatatatatatatatatatatatatatatatttgaataatactccaaataaattttccatattatttttcatgaaaagCAAATTAGAACTCTATAAAATATAAGacattaattttcttataattaatatttttttaaaataattaatacaaacatTATAATTACGTCTTATAAGATAATCACGATTTTTACTTTAGTAAAAAAAAGGGAATAGAGTCTTTTCTTGTCACCACATTTGGTTGAACTAAAAAACTAATGAATTTGTTATACACGAaagataacttttttatttcaacgTCTGTAAACCTTACAATGCATACGTGATATATAGAACAAATTGTGAGTTGGCGCGTGGCTCTCACTCTGGTGTGTGTCCCTaccggagaagaagaagagaagctGAAAGATAAGGAAGCCAAACTCAGCAAAACAATTAACAAGGGACTCGTCTTTCCCCTCTACCAATGGCTACTTCCGTTAACAGGTTTTTCCCATATCTCTCACACGCGCCTTTTTTCATCACATTCAATTTAACTAGTGAATTTCTCGTTTGAAGCAGTGTTCTTGGGTGGAAATATTCCTCCTTTTTTTCACAATCCAATGCCTTCAACGTGGTTTCGCCTCCTTTCAAACCCCCAAACTCCAAGTTTTCTCCCACTTGCTCTGCCGCCTCCTCTTCCTCTGGTACCTTTCGTTTCTTCATTCCCTTTGTATTTTCAACTCAAATCAGGAACTGggttcttctcttttttcttaattgttctcAATTTCAGTTGGAGTATTTGGGGGCGGTTGTTAGGGGGAAATGTTGTTGCTTTATCTATATATGATACTCTGCAATATTCCAACACTTCTCACTGTGTGGTGCTAGCAAAGGGTATTTCCGATATCAAATGAATTATTAGTGGGATTGTAGAATTTGACTGAAGAAataaagaggaaaagaaaataaatgtctTTCTTTTTTGAAGAATACACTTTTGTGGCTAAGGTTTTAAATTATGATAGCCTGTTCGGGTAGTGGTTTTTTTGTCTATCCTTGATATTGTTGAAAATCGGGGATAAATGAAGCTGATGTGGCTTCAGTTGTAGTCGCAGATACCCCAAAAGCCTATTGCAATCAAAATTGAGTTTGCAAACTGTTTTTTATAACCTTGTCTGTTCCTAGAAGCTGTGTAACTTAGTTTCACGAATTTGCAAATTCTTCAAAAGGGAGGAGGAACTTGTATCATTCAAACAATCCTGTTAAGAGAGTGTCATGAGCTTCTCTTCAGGCTTTGATTTTTTGTGTCTCATGATAGACACGTTCCTGCAAACATGCAGAAATTGGTTTggatgatttttcttttctattttatgtaGATCCACTATTGGTTAAGGCTGCCCGGGGAGACCCTGTTGGTCGTCCTCCAGCATGGATGATGCGACAGGCAGGAAGGTACATGGCTGTTTACAAAAAGCTTGCTGAGAAATATCCATCCTTCAGAGAGAGGTCAGAGACAACTGACCTCATTGTGGAAATTTCTTTGCAGCCTTGGAAAGCTTTCAGGCCTGATGGAGTCATTATCTTCTCGGACATTCTTACACCACTTCCTGCATTTGGAGTTGATTTTGACATAGAAGACATAAGGGGACCTGTTATACATTCCCCCATTCGTTCTGAAGAGGGATTAAAAACTTTGCATCCAATTGACCTTGACAAGCTTAGATTTGTTGGGGAATCACTTAAGATACTGCGCCAAGAGGTAAAATTTATATTGCCACATCAATCATGTCATGGCCATTCTGCCAATCACGTGTTTGCCTTACTGGTTATATTTTGTTCAGGTTGGTGGTCATGCTGCTGTTTTGGGTTTTGTGGGAGCTCCTTGGACAATAGCAACATACATTGTGGAAGGGGGTACAACACGCACATATACAACCATTAAGAGCATGTGCCACACTGCTCCACATGTATTGAAGACTTTGCTTTCTCATTTGACGCAGGCAATAGCTGATTATGTTATTTTCCAAGTGGAATCTGGGGCTCACTGCATACAAATATTTGACTCATGGGGTGGACAACTACCACCTGATATGTGGGAACGGTGGTCAAAGCCCTATATTAAAGAGGTAAGTGGGAAAAATATCCTCATTTCTTTCTTGGATgatgaaatttcattttaatttttacacttTTCAATTTGGGATTCTTGTTATATTAAGCTTCCACTTTTGGTTTTAACTTATAACAGCTTTGACTTTAACTTAGTTCTTTAGTTGGAGAAAGGAAAACAGTATGTAGCTTTCTGAGGTTTGCAACAATAAGCAGATTTTGTGGTAGACTAAAGCTACACTGCTCTAAGCCTccttgatttttattatttggtttGCTTGGTAGAAATATGACCAGATTTAAACCtcttaaatgtaatttttctgggccaaaaagaaaatatctGTAACGTGTATGAGAATAAGTTCAATGGATTTCAATATTGTGGCTCTTGACTTTCTGGGGAGGAGGGAATCCAAATCAGATGAGGCAACTTCACTTGctccttttaatatattattgagaTTACTATTGCTGTCGGTATCTTTTCACAATACACAAACTTAAGGTTGGACACTATCTTACCTTTCTCCAGTTTTTGGCTTTTTGTCATGTACTGCTTTCTGAATGTCCAGATTGTACATTTGGTCAAGAAAAAATGCCCTGAGGTACCAATTGTTCTTTATATAAATGGAAATGGTGGCCTTCTGGAGCGTATGAAAGACACTGGAGTTGATGTTATAGGGCTAGACTGGACAGTGGATATGGCAGATGGGAGAAGAAGATTGGGTAGTGGGATTGGTGTGCAGGGAAATGTGGACCCTGCCTACTTATTCTCCCCTCTTGCTGCCCTGACTGAAGAAATTCAGAGGTTGGTGTGACATAATTTCCCGGTGCTTTGGTATTCATGAAGTAATTCCATAcgtttatatataatataactagACTTAACATAACCATTACTTGCCCATAGAAGCATCATTCATTGTAGCTTTAAGTTTACATGTAGTCATTCACTTTAGTCCATTTTGTTACAAGCAAATGTCTAGGTTGCATATTTTCTGTTCATGATCTGGTGTCTAAGATGTGGAATTGAACTTCCCCCGACATCTGGTTAATTAGCCGTGAtggatttgaaaataattaaacagATAACGGCAGCAACTAACAACAAAGAAGCAGAGAAAAAACACTTTTTATATAGCTATGTTATTGATCTTAGTCTCAATAatgaaataattcaaattagACTTTGTGAGTGAGGTTGATGTCAGTTGTGTATCAATAATTATCTTGACTTCTTAATTTGACAATTATTTGTCAGGGTTGTGAGGTGTGCGGGGCCCAGACGGCACATCCTTAATCTAGGGCATGGTGTTCTTGTTGGCACACCTGAAGAAGCTGTTGCACATTTCTTTGAAGTAGCTAGGAGCTTGcagtttgacacattttttcaaaacaatgCTGCAAAAGACCCTAATCTAGTAGCATAAGCTCAATAGCTCAAGTGTTGCTATTTGTTTATTGTATTGGAGCTATTTCAAGCTCTTTTCCAAATGAAGGGTGTAGGTTAGTCCTTTCTTTGTCTTATGCTGCTATGATATGATCAAAAGTCTGAGCATTTGCACATTTCTGTATCGGCTTAACTAGATGAAGTTGTGATTTGACATTCTaatgtatttataattgatttgataAACTAACATTAGTATTCCTTCCAGCTGCATAATTTTGgtaaattacttaattaattaatttagaattttttacgCGTTGTCTGCTCAAATTTTACTTGACCTACgttttaacatttattaaaattaacttatttgGAACTGAAGAAGTCTTCAATCCAAAGCTTCCTAATAACATTTTGAAATAGAAgggaatattatttttatatactatttTGCAACATGCACACTATGTTTctgaaaattttgttgttttgctgATCTATATAAACTCTAAGTTGCTTTGGCTTATGTTTTTTAACTTCGTTAAGAAGGATGTTTTTAATAAGTTATATGACATCagataagtttttttatttgcaaaaaAG
This region of Vigna unguiculata cultivar IT97K-499-35 chromosome 5, ASM411807v1, whole genome shotgun sequence genomic DNA includes:
- the LOC114186306 gene encoding uroporphyrinogen decarboxylase 1, chloroplastic isoform X2, translated to MATSVNSVLGWKYSSFFSQSNAFNVVSPPFKPPNSKFSPTCSAASSSSDPLLVKAARGDPVGRPPAWMMRQAGRYMAVYKKLAEKYPSFRERSETTDLIVEISLQPWKAFRPDGVIIFSDILTPLPAFGVDFDIEDIRGPVIHSPIRSEEGLKTLHPIDLDKLRFVGESLKILRQEVGGHAAVLGFVGAPWTIATYIVEGGTTRTYTTIKSMCHTAPHVLKTLLSHLTQAIADYVIFQVESGAHCIQIFDSWGGQLPPDMWERWSKPYIKEIVHLVKKKCPEVPIVLYINGNGGLLERMKDTGVDVIGLDWTVDMADGRRRLGSGIGVQGNVDPAYLFSPLAALTEEIQRVVRCAGPRRHILNLGHGVLVGTPEEAVAHFFEVARSLQFDTFFQNNAAKDPNLVA
- the LOC114186306 gene encoding uroporphyrinogen decarboxylase 1, chloroplastic isoform X3, translated to MMRQAGRYMAVYKKLAEKYPSFRERSETTDLIVEISLQPWKAFRPDGVIIFSDILTPLPAFGVDFDIEDIRGPVIHSPIRSEEGLKTLHPIDLDKLRFVGESLKILRQEVGGHAAVLGFVGAPWTIATYIVEGGTTRTYTTIKSMCHTAPHVLKTLLSHLTQAIADYVIFQVESGAHCIQIFDSWGGQLPPDMWERWSKPYIKEIVHLVKKKCPEVPIVLYINGNGGLLERMKDTGVDVIGLDWTVDMADGRRRLGSGIGVQGNVDPAYLFSPLAALTEEIQRVVRCAGPRRHILNLGHGVLVGTPEEAVAHFFEVARSLQFDTFFQNNAAKDPNLVA
- the LOC114186306 gene encoding uroporphyrinogen decarboxylase 1, chloroplastic isoform X1, with product MATSVNSSVLGWKYSSFFSQSNAFNVVSPPFKPPNSKFSPTCSAASSSSDPLLVKAARGDPVGRPPAWMMRQAGRYMAVYKKLAEKYPSFRERSETTDLIVEISLQPWKAFRPDGVIIFSDILTPLPAFGVDFDIEDIRGPVIHSPIRSEEGLKTLHPIDLDKLRFVGESLKILRQEVGGHAAVLGFVGAPWTIATYIVEGGTTRTYTTIKSMCHTAPHVLKTLLSHLTQAIADYVIFQVESGAHCIQIFDSWGGQLPPDMWERWSKPYIKEIVHLVKKKCPEVPIVLYINGNGGLLERMKDTGVDVIGLDWTVDMADGRRRLGSGIGVQGNVDPAYLFSPLAALTEEIQRVVRCAGPRRHILNLGHGVLVGTPEEAVAHFFEVARSLQFDTFFQNNAAKDPNLVA